The Daucus carota subsp. sativus chromosome 7, DH1 v3.0, whole genome shotgun sequence genome window below encodes:
- the LOC108195326 gene encoding probable metal-nicotianamine transporter YSL7, with protein sequence MASIREDEATGNGYFEGLRQPEEQVLNQRMKGMVQQKNGLEDEYGSEKKEVLSIEMIFKDKEVPTWRSQLTIRAFVVSFVLGILFSVIVMKLNLTTGIIPSLNVSAGLLGFFFIKVWTAFVDKSGLLKVPFTRQENTVIQTCVVATSGIPFSGGFGSYLLAMTEIISKQSTEATDPQNTKSLSLGWIIGFLFIVSFVGLFSVVPLRKIMIIDYPSGTATAHLINSFHTPQGAKQAKKQVKELGKFLSFSFLWGFFQWFFTAGNDCATVGAILSWGLMWPRIENQEGHWYKSRLSSSNLHGIQGYRVFIAISLILGDGLYNFIKVLTKTSVELAKQLQNKDPVTILPLADKGSPEAKAASFDDQRRTQLFLKDQIPTWLALGGYVIIAAIAAGTLPQIFSPLKWYHVLVIYIFAPVLAFCNAYGCGLTDCSLASTYGKLAIFAIGAWAGKDHGGVLAGLAACGVMMNIVSTASDLSQDFKTGYLTLASPRSMFVSQVIGTAMGCVISPCVFWLFYKAFDDIGIPDSEYSAPYALVYRNIAILGVEGFSSLPKNCLTICYILFAGAIFINAIRDFGPQRWTKYIALPMAMAIPFYLGPYFAIDMCVGSLILFIWEKIDKVKADAFGPAVASGLICGDGIWALPSSILALAGVKPPICMKFLSRATNVKVDKFLNS encoded by the exons ATGGCTTCCATTCGAGAGGATGAGGCCACTGGAAATGGCTACTTCGAAGGCCTTCGACAGCCAGAAGAACAAGTTTTGAACCAGAGGATGAAGGGGATGGTGCAACAAAAAAATGGACTAGAAGATGAATATGGTAGTGAAAAGAAAGAAGTGTTGTCCATTGAGATGATTTTTAAAGACAAGGAAGTTCCTACATGGAGAAGTCAGCTGACTATCAGGGCCTTTGTTGTGAGCTTTGTGTTAGGAATTTTGTTTAGTGTTATAGTGATGAAGCTTAATTTAACCACAGGGATCATACCTTCTCTTAACGTCTCTGCGGGGCTGTTAGGATTTTTCTTTATTAAGGTATGGACCGCGTTCGTGGATAAATCAGGATTGTTGAAAGTACCATTTACCAGGCAGGAAAATACAGTGATTCAAACATGTGTTGTCGCGACCTCTGGTATTCCTTTTAGTG GAGGATTTGGAAGCTACCTTTTAGCAATGACTGAAATAATTAGCAAACAGTCAACAGAAGCTACTGATCCTCAGAATACGAAAAGTCTGAGTTTGGGATGGATCATTGGCTTTCTCTTCATAGTTAGTTTCGTAGGCCTCTTCTCGGTTGTTCCTCTCAGAAAG ATTATGATCATAGACTATCCAAGTGGCACTGCAACTGCTCACCTTATCAACAGCTTCCACACACCTCAGGGTGCAAAGCAAGCTAA GAAACAAGTGAAAGAATTGGGCAAGTTCTTATCCTTCAGCTTTTTGTGGGGATTCTTTCAATGGTTCTTTACTGCTGGGAATGATTGTGCAACAG TTGGAGCAATTCTTTCATGGGGTCTCATGTGGCCTCGAATTGAAAATCAAGAAGGTCACTGGTACAAATCCAGACTTTCTTCCAGCAATCTACATGGAATCCAAGGGTACCGG GTCTTCATTGCAATATCCTTGATCCTAGGCGATGGACTTTATAACTTCATAAAAGTTCTAACCAAAACTTCAGTAGAATTAGCtaaacaacttcaaaacaaAGACCCTGTCACGATTCTTCCTCTGGCAGATAAGGGCTCCCCTGAAGCGAAAGCTGCTTCTTTTGATGATCAGCGCAGGACACAATTATTTCTAAAGGACCAAATACCAACATGGTTAGCCCTTGGCGGCTATGTAATAATTGCTGCCATAGCTGCAGGAACCCTTCCTCAGATATTTAGTCCACTCAAATGGTACCATGTCTTGGTCATCTACATCTTCGCTCCAGTGCTAGCTTTCTGCAATGCATATGGATGTGGACTGACTGACTGTTCACTTGCTTCAACATACGGAAAGCTTGCCATTTTTGCAATTGGAGCATGGGCAGGGAAAGATCACGGTGGAGTACTTGCTGGTCTTGCTGCTTGTGGGGTGATGATGAACATTGTCTCAACAGCTTCAGACCTATCACAG GATTTCAAGACAGGATACTTGACCCTTGCTTCACCAAGATCCATGTTTGTGAGCCAAGTCATTGGCACTGCAATGGGATGTGTCATATCTCCTTGTGTGTTTTGGCTTTTCTACAAGGCCTTCGATGATATAGGCATTCCAGACTCCGAATATTCAGCACCATATGCACTAGTGTACAGAAACATTGCAATCCTAGGAGTAGAGGGATTTTCTTCATTACCAAAAAACTGCTTAACAATCTGCTATATTTTGTTTGCCGGGGCAATTTTTATCAACGCTATCCGAGATTTTGGTCCCCAGAGATGGACCAAGTACATTGCACTCCCAATGGCAATGGCAATTCCTTTCTATTTAGGACCATACTTTGCCATAGACATGTGTGTTGGAAGCTTGATTCTTTTCATCTGGGAGAAGATAGACAAAGTTAAGGCTGATGCGTTTGGCCCGGCTGTCGCATCAGGCTTGATTTGTGGTGATGGGATATGGGCATTGCCAAGTTCAATCCTGGCTTTAGCAGGAGTGAAGCCTCCAATTTGCATGAAGTTTTTGTCAAGGGCCACAAATGTTAAGGTTGACAAGTTCTTGAATTCTTAA